The Nicotiana tabacum cultivar K326 chromosome 1, ASM71507v2, whole genome shotgun sequence genome segment ttctaagttcataggcagtgagatttccaattagctcatccaacttaagagtggcaatgttctttgattcctgaatagcagtgattttgctttcccaagagactggtagaacccttgtcaaaatcttctcaacttgtcttcttcaagtataacccttccaagagacttaagttcatttttcagtgtggtgaaccttgtatacatctcttggatggtttccccttccttcatggtgaaattctcatattgagaatacaacagtattcctctggacctcttcacttgaggtgttccttcataagccacttgcaaagtgtcccagatttccttagtagtggtacaactttgaattctactatACTCGcctggaccaagtccacacacaagccatttcttggccttagcattcttttcccatttcctcAAGTCTACAGCATTGTagtcagctcttgtttttggcacatctactccttcagcattcttctttatggtagccaggggaccatcagtgacaatgtcccatagctcatagtcttatcccatgatgtgatctctcatcttgTTTTtctaccaagagtagtactggccattaaagagtggagacCTATCACTGGATTGTCCTTCCTAGTTTCCAGgaggtgcactcatcttgatctgttcctaagatgttagcctcttcaaggataaccctctctgataccaattgatgttttatacttcaataccatacaagggggggggtgatttgtgtggtgacaaattttgcttaaactgattatggaaAGACCTAGTTCTTCTAGGTATTCCAACTACAActattgcggaataataagtacagaaattaaagaacacagagatttttacgtggaaaacacctggctcaaaaggtaaaaaccCACTACCTActttccagtaggatttttccaaactctccactTAAATCACAGAgacaaaaactgcatttacaaaaactcttctgtaaacctaggactaactctaatcccgttgtagcacacaTCCTCAATAttacgacaacttcaagttaactctaacttgattACTctaagtacctattacaattgcctctagataaagttgaaaggtacaatataaaacccctactacaattgaactagaaataaataaagatacataaaactctttatggagctggttcttcaatctggttcatgtagcttcaggtttgtacacttgaatcacacacgaactgcttgcaaaaagccttgttattttgctctcaattcacgtttaacttctgcatttttGTGCAACACACGTAATGTGAGAACATCCTataatttatagagttagtagatgaagaaataactagagttctgatgcaactcttccttggtggaagagttctagttgattttaacttctaactccttccctatcttggatgatgttctctttgagtaaggactcattctccttatcaattatacAACCTTTTCAatcaggagatattaaatacagcaagttaagcttatctccttcacgtgcatcacacatgctcgaatctgcccgttttTATGAGCCcgagggatggacctggttcatttctgagcttcctttgtcaatcttcaaaactaaccttcacttgggccaacacaTTCACTACAAATTATAGCAAGAGGTACAAACTTAGTATAGTCAATGTACAAGAAGTCCAAATTTATTCAACTGTATCTGTTAAGATAgctagtctggtagggtttttgtctaagatatcTAGTGACagtgttgtgtcttactatttcgtTTTTCATAGTGTGAggcctatttactagctatcgcttttgttTTGCATCTATCTTTTGGATTTCATGTTGtttctatttttcctatgatttttGTGGTGGTACTGATATTGTTCCCTTTTGTCTTTTTATCTTCTTGAatcgagggtctttcgaaaacagtctctctactccttcggggtaagagtaaggtctgcatacacactaccgtCCCCAAACCTCACTAGTGAAATTCTACTAggtggtggttgttgttgttgttgttgttgttgttgttgtatctgtCAATGACATCCTGTCAAGATGTCCAATTATATTGATATCTCTTGTTTTTCGCTTAATAACATGCTCTTATAGCTATAGAAATGTCTTGTAATAAAGTACCACACGTATTCTAATGAAGTTGCAATATTATATTTCTAATGGCAGTTTTGTAATAAAGCGCATCTTACTCTATCAAGTTGCAATATTATGTTTCTattgataatttaaaaaaaatattgctaTATGAGTCAATCCTCTTTATAGCAATTtcgtttgttccgatattttttggaTGCTCGTTGTTATAGAAGGCATATATTATAACATACCATAAAAAccaattttgagaaaaatttgacttttatagtgGTTGTTATATAGAGATGTTATTATAGAAAAGTCTGATTGTATCACGTTCAATACAAACATTTTTATAAACCATAGGCTGTGCTATAAAACCTTTTAATGGTACATACATTAAGAATTCTTAATAGAACTTGGTTGCTAGTACATCTAGGAGTTTTAAACTGGCTTAATGCTGCTCCATTTCCTATGAAATGTTCCAAAATCTTCTTAAATGTACCTCTCTCCACAATGCAAAGTTCCAATGGTCCAATTGAATTTGTTTTTCTTGATACAACATATCCATGATCCACAAATGAAGCATCCATTTCCCTACAACATTCTCCTAAAACTTTATCTTCAACTTCTCCTTTGATTTCCCAATAAATCACATAATGGCCTGGCCTTTTTGCTACATTTGCATGACTTGTGAAATCAACTAGCTCAGCTTTTGATTTACTTAGGATCTGCGAACCTCTCTCCACCACTAACTGGAGGTCTTTTTCGGTGTTTTTATCGATGTTTACTGTTAGTATCAGCTTTCTCCTGCTTATGAAGTTGAGTCTGGGGGTGTTCTTGTGAAAACCGACTACTTCTACTACATCACCCAGTCTATACCGATAAAGACCTGCAAATAGCGGTTCAATTAGTCAAAATAGaagaatttaacttatatatgtTGACACTTGAAATAAGTTATACACAATCAGCGTATTTTAATATGTTGTAAAATATTACTTGCCCGATTTCTTTTTTACGAATTTCATTTACTGTGAACGATTACATGTAATTATCTTTCGACGACTCAATAAAAGTTCTTTTACACTAGTAATCTATAGAAATTAAAAACTCAAAAGGTAAACACTGCAAGtagacaaaaaaaagaaaaataaaaacaaactcTAACACAAAATATGCAACCTAACCAAGATATTCCATTGTAAAGTCTAAACTTAATCTGGcagaatataacttttagttagAATTTACttccaatttttcttttttataaaatgATTTTGCAGTGTGAAAAAGACAAGATAATCCCTTGTTCTTGGAATCGCAGACACCCCATGTTTATATATAACTGGATGATAGGCTTGCTGTCGAAATTCAGTACAAATAATTGATGCATAGTGCTTGATGTAGTCTAGTTTAGAGTCTATGACGGGCTTTATTAGAAACAGAAccaggatttgaagtttatggattCTAAACTTGTCACTGAACTCAGAAGTTATTTTAGTTATTGAGTTCGCGATTGAATATTTATACATAATTAATGATTTTTTTACCCCCAAATACAAATTTTAAGCAAAAATTACTAGGTTCGTTCAAACCCGTAACTATTCTCTAGCTCCACCCTTAATTATAAAAGATTTTCACTATTAGGTCACTTGAGATATTACTACATATAAATATCCTTTGATAAGTAAGATTAAAAAGTAACTTAGCTAGAAACTACAGTAGATAATAACCACTACAACAtgttaaactaaattaaaatattttttagcttATAATCACTgacaatataaaagaaaaattacaCTATCAGATCACTCAAAAGATATTTGCGTGTAATAAATTcctaaggggtcatttggtatgaggtataagaaggtatagtgcTGTTACAAAAATTTAATATCaccttaatactttgtttggttagcaaatctGGTGTGTTATTCCGGGATTAAAATTAGtatcgggataacttatacctcgtagaaggtggggtaattagtgtcgggataacttataccttcttcttagaaactatgcaattgtcatttttaatacaacGTACCAAACAGTGGATAAAAAACAATACCAGGTAACTAATCCCAGCCAGGGGCGGATTCAGTTCAATAGCTACAGGTACCCgtgaacccagtagcttttgtcTAGAAGttgtatttgtattgaaaaattcattaaatgTATAAAAATATTTAACTTGGAACTCAGTTCGTTCATCCAGTTAGTATTATATATTAACTCGAGATTTTTGTAGGAACCCATAATCTAAAATCCTGGATCCGTCTTTAATTCCAGCATAACTTATCCCGGCATAAGCCATATTCAAACCAAGCGACCCTAAGTGGGCACTTAACAAAAGGCAGGTAAGCATAGAGATATTTACATGACATTGACATGGAAAAAGGAGCACTATaaaatttgagttattttattACCTGTAAAAGTGGTGAGGACGATCTCATACTCTTGTCCAATCTTGACTTTAGATAAGGGAACAGGGTCATCTTCAATGAAGTCATCAGTGGCTAGATTGGCATCTTGGCTATTATTGCAATTTTGTGACTTGGTTCTATGTAGTGGTATGAATTCAAAGTAAGCAAAAGTGGGTATAACTGCAAAAGTAACTTTCTCTGGTGGAGATGAAGGTTCCACATTTACTCCAATCCAACTCTCTGTGGACCCATAATCAGCACTTACCAAAGGCAATTTCCCAGCATAATGCCTCAGTTTTGTTAAATATGGTTGCATTGAGCCAGTCATTATTGAGTAAACATATTTAGCAGTTGGCCATAATCTTGGAATTATGCTAAACCAATCTTCCTTTTCTACTTCCTCACAAATTGATTCAATTCTTGAAGCCAACTCTGGATTAGGCAAAGTGATACCTGTTGAAGAcataatcaaataattaaaaacgTACCCTCTCTAAAAGTTTAAATTTTAGACGAGATGGTAACACACTTCACCATGATATCAGAACATATAGAGGTATTGAGTTCACGTCTCACTGACacccaacaacagcaacaacaaacccagtgattTCTCACAAGTAGGATTTGGGGAGGGTAGATGTACATAGACTCATCCCTACACTGAAAGGGCAAAGACGTTGTTTCCAAAATGTCTCACTGGCCAAATTGCGTGCTAGGCCCAAGAGAAAAGAGTAAGGCATGTACATGCGTATTGAAGacataataaagtaattaaaagCTATGTTGCTCAGATCATCAAGAAATGTCTTCGCACGCATATCGGAACTTTTGGAAGATCCGGCACACGCCCATtggcatttttggaggatcctaTGTGCATCCGAAAATTTTTGGAGGATCTGAGCAACATAGATAAAAGGTATACTCTTTCTAACAGCTTAACCTTACCTAAGACGGCTTTTCGGACTTTGGTTATGTTGATTCTTGAGCTAAGAGTGCCTTCCCTAATATCATGACATAATTCCTTCCACAGCTCTTCAAATGATCTGAATGCTTGAACAATGCTATATGCAAAAGTTGAGGTCACAAATTCCACTTCCTCAGAAAAATACAAGCCAAGAAGGAGGTGACAATATGTAGATTGTTTATAATCTCCACTTGAAATGACTTCCTCCGGGCTGCAAGTAAAAGACTTTGTGTCTTGCTGTTTAATCTTGAATTCTTTACTAGCATAATAATGAGTTGTGGCTGTTCCTGCTATTAGTCCTCCTTTTGTTTTATATTGTTTGCTGCTATATATGAATTCAAGAACTTTTCCTCCTCCTCTTATTGAATAAATCCTGTTTATTACCCCACCATGCAAACAGAGGAAACTTGTAAGATTTTCAGATTCTAATGAAAATACAGCAAAACAGAGAAAGGGTAATCCAGTGCACAAAGCATCGCGCGTTtacgcagggtccggggaagggccgcaccccaaggggtgtAATGTAAGCAGCCTACCCGGATGCAAGCATCAGTGGCAGTGGCTTGATTCCAGGAGCTAGAACTCATGacttataggtcacacggagacaacttgacCGTtcctccaaggctccccttctaaCTCCAAGATAgagaaagtttgaatattttcaAGATTTTTAGCCATACCTTGATCTGTAAGCTGCTGCTAACTTGAAAATCTGAAGAGTGGTTTGGGAGCTATGGTGAGTAAATGGCACAAATTTCTGTCTTCCATCTGTGGTTCCAGAACTGAATGCAGCAAAATAAGAAAACATCAGCAACAACAACTAAGCCTCAATATTATGCAAGTTGGGATCGGATATATGAGTCATTATTCCCCATGTCGTTCCACTTAAGCTCATCTCAATCCAATATtatataaagaagaagaagaaaacatcaTTGGAAGAAATTTAAAACTAGCTTTAATCATTTGTTCTTTTGTAAGAACTAGTAATTTGTCTCCCTTGTTTAAATCTATCATGAAATAAATATCTCTAGAAAGTACTTTGAACAACTAATTACGCATATACAGTTAGACCTCCCTATAACCGCACCGTTATGTAGtaatcattcactataaaagccaaattTTTTATCGAACCAATTTTTATACTATGTAATACTAATATATATTCTTTATAACAGCACTTCACTATAACAGCAAAAAGAAgtcagaaataaataaggctgtTATGGAAAGGTTTAACTATGATACATTATCTTTTCCATATAAACTATTTTATTGCCAAAAGGATGCTTCTTAACTGCCACTccaataagaaaaaagaaaagagtaatcATAAAAATTAACTTCTATACATTAAAAGGAGGCTTCAAGATTTAAACTTAACGGATTCAACCTTAAAAATTTTTACTATTGAACTCGCTGCACTTTCTAAATTATGAGTTAAAAACATAACAtttgtaatatttttgtattttttcatgtgTAAATATATGCTCCGTGTCAAAGCATCAAATAAGTAATGGCACATCATGTCAAAATTAGAGAAAAATGTAGCTCAAGAATACAAGAACTTCACCTTAAGGACAGAGTTGTGATTGGTTGTTGAGTAATAAGAGGAGCTGTTTCACCATCAGCAATTCTCTGAATATAAGGCTCAAAATCTGCATGAGAAGCAAGAGGGACCAAAGTGGCAAAGACTGATTCCAATGCATTTTCATTCATTATATCTTGAAGTTTAATATTTCCAAGCCATTTCTTGAGATATTCAACACCATGGTTGAGTTCAAGAATCCGGCGAAGCGTCTGCCGCTGAATAGCGGCGACGTTCTCGGCGGATTCTTCGAACCAACTGATTATTTGGGTGTCACCATTGCCATTGTAAGTGGCCTCTGTTGGTTCCATTTGTTAAGGCTAAGAGTGTAGCCAGCAGCAAAGATATATAAAGTGTTGGCTTAGTTGATAAGTGGCAATCATTTTGTTTTGTACTGAAAAATTAACTCCTCATTTGGAGTTGTGAGGCTCAAGTTATTTAGGAGCCAACATAAGATTTAAATGATAGGTTCCAATCAAATTGTTATAATATCAAGTTAAGTCTTTATTTTATTCCATTTTATATAACACTTGTTCTTTTTTAATGTACAACAACATATCTATTGTAATCTCAAAGTGAGATTTGGAGAGAATAATATGTACGCAAATATTATTCCTACGGTCCTGCCTTATGaagatagagagactgttttagATGGACCCTAACACTTGTTCTTTGTTATGTATGTTTAGAAgggaaaaaatgattttttgacatttagaaattatttatttttaaagcgTTAGATTTTATTGTAATGACATACTCTTATAGCTATAAACCATTTCATGACATGTTTAAAATTAAATGTTtcagaaattttagatatatgtGTCaaatgtctttctttatttcttaaaattttaCTAGTAATTTTCACAATATGAAAGGGAGCCTAGGAGCAACGGTCAAGTTGTCTCCGTGTAATCTAAAGGTCATGAGTTCGAGTTATGAAATCAGTCATTGATGCCTGATGCaaggctgtctacatcacactcCCTTAGCAGCCTTTCCTCGGAACTTGCGTGACCGCGGGATGCTTCAGCTACTGATAtatgtttttttatttcttaagATTTTACTAGtgtctctctctctatctatctatggaaaattttattttgtgtctcatacaactgacactagttgtataaggtaacttttttgtctcacagttttgTGGACCCAGATTTCTATGGATCCAGAAGTGTAAGAattggggtccacaaatttgtgagacaaaaagagtctcatacaactagtgtaagttgtatgagacacaaaataatatatatatatatatatatatatatatatatatatatatatatatatatatatatatatatatatatatatattattttaaatacGAATACTTTAGGCTAAATATCgaacgactaaaatatccccGAAACATTGATTGATTTTTATAAccttaaatatatgtttaatttaagaatataattgtaAATCAGATTGAAATTTTTTTCCGATTTAAATTGCACCTACCGAGCAAAAAGGAAAAAGTGTGAATGTGAAATACTCCTATCCAAATTGATTTTGGATTCATCCTCCCGCACCAACAATACAATATTTTACCCTCCTATCTGATATTTTACACAATGCAATATACAAACTAAAAGAAAACACCAAGAAATAAAAAAGCCTAAAAATTCTTTCTCTTTATCCAGAGTTTTTTTGCCTACTTTTTCTTGCAACAAATGCTTCGCACAATAGTCTTCTTCTTGGATGACAATATACTTCGTCCAATTATTCTTTCCCAGTTTGTGTGGGATTTGGATTCATTAATTATAAAAAAAGGTTAGTTTACTTGAAATCCTAATTATCAGTTAATCATCATTTCatccaaattaaaatattttttaaaggatTAAAGAGTTGATCAATATCTCAATACAGTTACACTTACTTTTTAATTATGTGAATCACTCATATAAAAgaaactaaattaaaaaaaaaaatccccagtTGCTACCATTATAATAAGATAGAGATACacatataaaaaatttaaatataaagTTGTGTTCTTAGTACCTAACTAAGAGAAGATGAGAGGAATAGTATGAGCAACTAGATCGTTGTTATATAATCATTTATAATGAGATCGAAAAATTATGAGATCTTATCTTTGATGTGTATAATTCTTTCCCTTTATAATTTATGTGAAACTTGATGGACCAATAAGTTATCGCACGTGCCTTTCTCGTCAAAACTTGACTTCTCAAGCCAAAAAATGACTGGtagttttaaaattatatatatttagtaaatattttcaatatgtttatatttataatgaCAATCAATAAATTATATGATCGATCAATCCTACTGTTAAATTATTTGTCATGAcatatttttccaaatgggtaagaagaataaagaaatgtaCCAAGACATCAAGTTTAAAGAGGTATTAAGTGGATGTGATCTAATAACATTTTTGtacttcataaaataaatttaatggaattaaaaataatattacatAATATCATTGTTTGTAATGATTGTCTAAGAATAACGTGCAAAGCACGTTCATAgagactagtatatatatatatatcccgtaTCAAAATACTACATTCAATCAAACTCGCAGCTAATAATCTATAACCGCTACTGAACACGTTTTTATCATGGACGAGTTAGACAGATAAAATATTTTGGATTGAAAGTTAACGTTAAAAATAAATTAAGCCAATTTGGTTTCTGTTTGGTCGTTTTCTTTCTCCTCCATTAAATTGAACGAGGAGAAATAGCCAGAAGCCCACTTGGATAACGAAATATCCTTCTTTCTACATATAAACAATTGTCATTTTATCACAATTTATTCAAGAAAATGCTCTTTCACACCCTTAATACCCAAAGGTCAAAAAGAAATGTGTACAATGCTTTATACACCACACAATGTCTGTCATATATTAAGAGGAGAGacagataagaaaagaaaaaaaatatttttctttttttaggaaATTGATGGAGATAAATAGGGTAGGGACCAAAAACCATTACGTTGACAGGAACTATTCCTCTCTATTTCTATTTTCTAATGTAAATTTCCCATTTGTAAATGAGTAAGAATGGTTAGAGGAAGTCATtattcatgaaaaatattttacgTGTTTGATTGGTGAATgaaactttttcaaaaataaaaatatatttgagTTAAAAACGCTAGCAAATCGGAGATTCAGggagtattttaagtaattttttaaatattaaaaaccaTATAATAATATTCAATTGAATAAAGTAATATGAAGTTTAAAGACTAGACATTACTTTCGCCCATAGTAACAGAAATTAATTCCCCCCATTTAATGTTTGTCGATCACCAAAATTCtcgtaaaaaaatatttatatttttgaacaCCGCAGCTGATTCATTTGATGATTCGTCCATCTTTATCtataaataaaaattgaaaatcaaaatcatatttatttttattttaatcatctCTTAGATAATGTTAGAATTATATCAAATTCCGATGGTACAAGTCGTGTTAGGATAAATAGGGAACCGGTGTTGATTCCTTAGGGAAAGAAAGGAACAAAAGACAGTTTTTTATTAGGAAAGGGGTAGGAGGTGATAAGGAAAAATAGGCTAAATAATCATAGCTTTTTCTGAGTTGAATTCATAATTTATGTGGGACGTAAAACCGTTATTATGTTGTACTAAATATTCAATTAGCGATATCCTCTGCATGTCTCTCCAACATAGGTCTGAAACTCGTATCTAAACTTCTACCTCCGCCCATGTTAGTGAGAGCAAATTATTTCTCATTTGTCGGCAAGCAGAAAATATTTACTAGCACCCAATGTTTATAGCTAACTTCAATAACTTATTATTAGGGGTGTACATATGTCGGATTGGTTCGGATTTTGcaattaccaaatcaaaccaattgtgtcaggttattaaatttaaagaccaaaccaaactaataaaactcgggtttttcaatctcggtttttcgggttttttcggGTAAAATTTTCGTAgcacaaaacatataacttgtgctcaaaaCATTTCTTTAATCATAGTAAGAtataactatataaagtatttttcatacaaaatatgagatatgtcatggcattatcctaaaatattcaacaataaagacaataaaattatgtaatataaatattgctaattaaaaagccataataaaaataaacataatctaaaagtactaagtcatgctaaaataagtagactaataagggagtattaattacatgactaaacgctaaagaaaaaataaaaataggttatgcatttttatttaaaaagaaaaaatagatattcaatacattcccatttgaagtattgaattgaatgtctttgttagcattagtattgatttga includes the following:
- the LOC107759051 gene encoding indole-3-acetic acid-amido synthetase GH3.10, encoding MEPTEATYNGNGDTQIISWFEESAENVAAIQRQTLRRILELNHGVEYLKKWLGNIKLQDIMNENALESVFATLVPLASHADFEPYIQRIADGETAPLITQQPITTLSLSSGTTDGRQKFVPFTHHSSQTTLQIFKLAAAYRSRIYSIRGGGKVLEFIYSSKQYKTKGGLIAGTATTHYYASKEFKIKQQDTKSFTCSPEEVISSGDYKQSTYCHLLLGLYFSEEVEFVTSTFAYSIVQAFRSFEELWKELCHDIREGTLSSRINITKVRKAVLGITLPNPELASRIESICEEVEKEDWFSIIPRLWPTAKYVYSIMTGSMQPYLTKLRHYAGKLPLVSADYGSTESWIGVNVEPSSPPEKVTFAVIPTFAYFEFIPLHRTKSQNCNNSQDANLATDDFIEDDPVPLSKVKIGQEYEIVLTTFTGLYRYRLGDVVEVVGFHKNTPRLNFISRRKLILTVNIDKNTEKDLQLVVERGSQILSKSKAELVDFTSHANVAKRPGHYVIYWEIKGEVEDKVLGECCREMDASFVDHGYVVSRKTNSIGPLELCIVERGTFKKILEHFIGNGAALSQFKTPRCTSNQVLLRILNVCTIKRFYSTAYGL